The proteins below come from a single Triticum aestivum cultivar Chinese Spring chromosome 5D, IWGSC CS RefSeq v2.1, whole genome shotgun sequence genomic window:
- the LOC123123849 gene encoding cysteine-rich receptor-like protein kinase 26 — protein sequence MDGKSDYEAHEYLEVDNVRALNCYSGHVEKKPTFQRRIYWTLEPAYQHIVLVHYRDVLKTTPTLNHMPLQHLKDITNNFCNERILGRGGYGVVYKGVLGNGKMVAVKKIVQSVSSSHEQFENEVNLLMKLKHPNIVRLLGYCYETQHLRKLHEGKFIFVWYTECLLCLEYLPKGSLDKYISDASSGLDWPTRLKIIEGISYGLQYLHEQSDGPIIHLDLKPANVLLDEDMIPKITDFGLSRLFDQKQTIHTAITIGTLGYMPLEYLRGIITPMSDIFGLGVIIMEVITGHRDYPYDIRKSSTEFIECELQKWTNALQKEPRYTSLEMDCQRITRCIQIGLICVNPERTKRPTMKKIIDMLQGLESMDWYISNELSSPNIQAEAP from the exons ATGGATGGGAAGAGCGATTATGAAGCCCATGAGTACCTTGAG GTTGATAATGTACGTGCACTGAATTGCTACTCTGGTCACGTAGAAAAAAAACCTACATTCCAGAGGCGGATATATTGGACGCTTGAACC GGCTTACCAGCACATTGTCCTTGTCCACTATAGAGACGTCCTAAAG ACAACACCCACACTCAACCATATGCCATTACAACATTTGAAAGACATTACTAACAACTTCTGCAATGAGAGAATACTTGGTAGAGGTGGTTATGGTGTGGTATATAAG GGGGTGCTAGGAAACGGGAAAATGGTCGCAGTGAAGAAGATTGTGCAGTCAGTGTCAAGCTCACATGAGCAATTTGAGAATGAGGTTAATCTTCTTATGAAACTAAAGCACCCAAATATAGTGCGACTACTAGGCTACTGCTATGAAACACAACATTTACGTAAACTTCATGAAGGAAAGTTCATTTTTGTTTGGTACACTGAATGTTTGCTTTGCTTGGAGTATTTGCCTAAGGGAAGTCTTGATAAGTACATTTCAG ATGCATCTTCTGGACTTGATTGGCCCACACGCCTCAAAATAATCGAGGGGATTTCCTATGGGCTACAGTACCTCCACGAGCAATCCGATGGTCCCATTATTCACTTGGATCTAAAACCTGCGAATGTATTGCTTGATGAAGATATGATACCCAAAATTACAGACTTTGGTCTGTCAAGACTGTTTGATCAAAAACAAACTATTCACACCGCAATTACTATTGGAACATT AGGTTATATGCCGCTGGAATACCTACGAGGTATAATCACACCTATGTCAGACATATTTGGTTTGGGTGTAATTATCATGGAGGTAATAACGGGACACAGGGACTACCCATATGATATTAGAAAATCTTCCACGGAATTCATCGAGTGT GAACTTCAAAAATGGACAAATGCACTGCAAAAAGAACCAAGGTATACATCACTTGAAATGGATTGCCAACGAATAACAAGATGCATTCAGATAGGTCTAATCTGCGTGAATCCTGAGCGTACCAAAAGACCTACAATGAAGAAAATTATTGATATGCTTCAAGGGTTGGAAAGTATGGATTGGTATATTAGCAATGAG CTATCAAGCCCCAACATCCAGGCGGAGGCGCCGTAA
- the LOC123123848 gene encoding 26S proteasome non-ATPase regulatory subunit 12 homolog A isoform X2, with product MEGSSGLDAAIESLLNTEKQCRLAGDVAGTRKAAVDIVELCFKDAAWKTLNDQIVVLSKRRGQLKQAITAVVQKAMEYIDVTPDVETRIELIKTLSSVAAGKIYVEIERARLIKRLAKIKEEQGKIDEAAEIMQEVAVETFGSMAKTEKLAFILEQVRLCLDRQDYVRAQILSRKISPRVFDADTSKDKKKPKEGDNMVQEAPADVPSLLELKRIYYELMIRYYSHNNDYLEICRCYKSIYEIPSIKEDPAKWTPILRKICWFLVLAPHDPMQSSLLNATLEDKNLSEIPNFRLLLKQVVTMEVIQWTKLWEFFKDEYENEKNLLGGALGTKAAEDLKLRIIEHNILVVSKYYSRITLKRLADLLCLSLQEAEKHISDMVNSKALIAKIDRPMGIVSFRTAQDSNGVLNSWASNLEKLLDLVEKSCHQIHKETMIHKAVLKA from the exons ATG GAGGGCAGCAGCGGCCTCGACGCGGCGATCGAGTCGCTCCTGAACACGGAGAAGCAGTGCCGCCTCGCCGGAGATGTGGCCGGCACCCGGAAGGCCGCCGTCGACATCGTCGAGCTCTGCTTCAAGGACGCCGCCTGGAAGACGCTCAATGACCAGATCGTCGTCCTCTCCAAGCGGAGGGGCCAGCTCAAGCAG GCTATTACTGCTGTGGTTCAGAAAGCGATGGAGTACATTGACGTGACACCAGACGTGGAGACACGTATTGAGCTTATCAAAACATTGAGCAGCGTCGCTGCTGGAAAA ATATATGTGGAGATAGAGAGAGCTAGATTGATCAAAAGGCTTGCAAAAATCAAAGAGGAGCAGGGAAAGATTGATGAAGCTGCTGAAATCATGCAGGAAGTTGCT GTTGAAACATTTGGCTCGATGGCGAAGACAGAGAAACTTGCATTCATTCTGGAGCAG GTTCGGCTGTGCCTGGATCGTCAAGATTATGTGCGTGCACAAATTTTATCCAGGAAGATTAGCCCTAGGGTCTTTGATGCTGATACATCAAAGGACAAAAAGAAACCAAAGGAAGGTGATAATATGGTTCAGGAAGCCCCTGCAGATGTACCTTCACTCTTAGAACTGAAGCGCATCTACTATGAACTGATGATTCG CTATTACTCACATAACAATGATTACCTGGAAATCTGCCGTTGCTACAAGTCGATCTATGAAATTCCATCAATAAAAGAGGATCCAGCAAAGTGGACACCG ATTCTTAGGAAGATCTGTTGGTTCTTGGTGCTGGCACCTCATGATCCAATGCAGTCAAGCCTTCTCAATGCTACACTAGAGGATAAAAACCTTTCTGAGATCCCAAATTTCAG ATTACTACTGAAGCAAGTTGTTACCATGGAGGTGATCCAGTGGACAAAGTTGTGGGAATTCTTCAAGGATGAATACGAGAACGAGAAGAATCTCCTTGGAGGAGCTTTAGGCACAAAAGCTGCGGAGGATTTGAAGCTGAGGATCATTGAACAT AATATCTTGGTTGTTTCGAAGTACTATTCGAGGATTACCCTGAAGAGGCTGGCGGATCTTCTTTGCTTGAGCTTGCAG GAGGCAGAGAAGCATATCTCGGACATGGTGAACTCAAAGGCTCTGATTGCCAAGATTGACAGGCCGATGGGAATCGTGTCCTTCCGGACAGCCCAGGACAGCAACGGGGTGCTCAACTCGTGGGCGTCGAACCTCGAGAAGCTCCTTGACCTGGTGGAGAAGAGCTGCCACCAAATACACAAGGAGACGATGATCCACAAGGCGGTGTTGAAAGCCTGA
- the LOC123123848 gene encoding 26S proteasome non-ATPase regulatory subunit 12 homolog A isoform X1 — protein sequence MQEGSSGLDAAIESLLNTEKQCRLAGDVAGTRKAAVDIVELCFKDAAWKTLNDQIVVLSKRRGQLKQAITAVVQKAMEYIDVTPDVETRIELIKTLSSVAAGKIYVEIERARLIKRLAKIKEEQGKIDEAAEIMQEVAVETFGSMAKTEKLAFILEQVRLCLDRQDYVRAQILSRKISPRVFDADTSKDKKKPKEGDNMVQEAPADVPSLLELKRIYYELMIRYYSHNNDYLEICRCYKSIYEIPSIKEDPAKWTPILRKICWFLVLAPHDPMQSSLLNATLEDKNLSEIPNFRLLLKQVVTMEVIQWTKLWEFFKDEYENEKNLLGGALGTKAAEDLKLRIIEHNILVVSKYYSRITLKRLADLLCLSLQEAEKHISDMVNSKALIAKIDRPMGIVSFRTAQDSNGVLNSWASNLEKLLDLVEKSCHQIHKETMIHKAVLKA from the exons ATGCAGGAGGGCAGCAGCGGCCTCGACGCGGCGATCGAGTCGCTCCTGAACACGGAGAAGCAGTGCCGCCTCGCCGGAGATGTGGCCGGCACCCGGAAGGCCGCCGTCGACATCGTCGAGCTCTGCTTCAAGGACGCCGCCTGGAAGACGCTCAATGACCAGATCGTCGTCCTCTCCAAGCGGAGGGGCCAGCTCAAGCAG GCTATTACTGCTGTGGTTCAGAAAGCGATGGAGTACATTGACGTGACACCAGACGTGGAGACACGTATTGAGCTTATCAAAACATTGAGCAGCGTCGCTGCTGGAAAA ATATATGTGGAGATAGAGAGAGCTAGATTGATCAAAAGGCTTGCAAAAATCAAAGAGGAGCAGGGAAAGATTGATGAAGCTGCTGAAATCATGCAGGAAGTTGCT GTTGAAACATTTGGCTCGATGGCGAAGACAGAGAAACTTGCATTCATTCTGGAGCAG GTTCGGCTGTGCCTGGATCGTCAAGATTATGTGCGTGCACAAATTTTATCCAGGAAGATTAGCCCTAGGGTCTTTGATGCTGATACATCAAAGGACAAAAAGAAACCAAAGGAAGGTGATAATATGGTTCAGGAAGCCCCTGCAGATGTACCTTCACTCTTAGAACTGAAGCGCATCTACTATGAACTGATGATTCG CTATTACTCACATAACAATGATTACCTGGAAATCTGCCGTTGCTACAAGTCGATCTATGAAATTCCATCAATAAAAGAGGATCCAGCAAAGTGGACACCG ATTCTTAGGAAGATCTGTTGGTTCTTGGTGCTGGCACCTCATGATCCAATGCAGTCAAGCCTTCTCAATGCTACACTAGAGGATAAAAACCTTTCTGAGATCCCAAATTTCAG ATTACTACTGAAGCAAGTTGTTACCATGGAGGTGATCCAGTGGACAAAGTTGTGGGAATTCTTCAAGGATGAATACGAGAACGAGAAGAATCTCCTTGGAGGAGCTTTAGGCACAAAAGCTGCGGAGGATTTGAAGCTGAGGATCATTGAACAT AATATCTTGGTTGTTTCGAAGTACTATTCGAGGATTACCCTGAAGAGGCTGGCGGATCTTCTTTGCTTGAGCTTGCAG GAGGCAGAGAAGCATATCTCGGACATGGTGAACTCAAAGGCTCTGATTGCCAAGATTGACAGGCCGATGGGAATCGTGTCCTTCCGGACAGCCCAGGACAGCAACGGGGTGCTCAACTCGTGGGCGTCGAACCTCGAGAAGCTCCTTGACCTGGTGGAGAAGAGCTGCCACCAAATACACAAGGAGACGATGATCCACAAGGCGGTGTTGAAAGCCTGA